In Actinomyces weissii, a genomic segment contains:
- a CDS encoding phosphoribosyltransferase — protein sequence MSDEQSTPAPVPSEHPGPRQPFDDGATSAESPDREELTWELFGTAERELSAQIVRSGWMPDLIIAIARGGLIPAGAIGYAIGIKAMGAMNVEFYTGVGQTLEEPVILPPLMDASELPGKKVLVVDDVADSGKTLKLVMEMLTSQGLDVGGEVVRVDARSAVIYRKPRSVFEPDYCWRVTDRWINFPWSVLPVITPESLDGEADQEATDLLDGVAGA from the coding sequence GTGAGCGACGAGCAGAGCACCCCGGCACCTGTCCCCTCTGAGCACCCCGGCCCGCGCCAGCCCTTTGACGACGGCGCCACCTCCGCTGAGTCCCCCGACCGGGAGGAGCTCACCTGGGAGCTGTTCGGCACCGCTGAGCGGGAGCTGAGCGCCCAGATCGTGCGCTCCGGCTGGATGCCGGACCTGATTATCGCCATCGCCCGCGGGGGCCTGATCCCTGCCGGGGCGATCGGCTACGCCATCGGTATCAAGGCCATGGGGGCCATGAACGTGGAGTTCTACACCGGCGTGGGCCAGACCCTGGAGGAGCCGGTGATCCTGCCGCCGCTGATGGACGCCTCCGAGCTGCCGGGCAAGAAGGTGCTGGTTGTGGACGACGTCGCCGACTCCGGCAAGACCCTGAAGCTGGTCATGGAGATGCTCACCAGCCAGGGGCTGGACGTGGGCGGTGAGGTGGTGCGGGTGGACGCGCGCAGCGCCGTCATCTACCGCAAGCCCCGCAGCGTGTTCGAGCCTGACTACTGCTGGCGCGTGACCGACAGGTGGATCAACTTCCCCTGGTCCGTGCTGCCGGTCATCACCCCCGAGTCGCTGGACGGTGAGGCAGACCAGGAGGCCACGGACCTGCTCGACGGCGTCGCCGGGGCCTGA
- a CDS encoding aspartate:alanine exchanger family transporter → MPNLLDPAVQVLATAPLLTVFLVIGLGTAVGHVPLGPIRFGAAGALFVGLAVGSLDPRLGADLSLLRSLGLGLFCYTVGIGAGGSFFRDLRRQLPLMGLCVVALVLAGGAGAVFSRLTGITPAMDSGAFAGALTSPVLDAAIEAAGNQEPAVGYALAYPVGVAVAILVVAAVVTRDWPSRRDPRPASADGIKATSVLLLTRVRLTELEAFREGRIRISYLERDGDTRVVEPGEELLPGDKVVVVGSPAAIEEAVHDLGTGYLRCLAKDHSVVDHRRLTVSSTRVAGKTIGELDMHGRFQGVITRVKRGDLDLLAREDLVLQLGDRVLAVVPSDELEKAADFFGDSEKSISQIDAFSVGMGMALGVLLGLVAIPLPGGISLRLGVAAGPLVVGMVLGRLARTGPFIWVLPHAANATIRQLGMLFFLAAIGLASGPSFAAAAFSWTGVAVGVLAALIVLVNAAVLLLGARLTGVSAQRAAGGFAGLVGQPAILGYALSKRDDERVEAGYATLFALAIVVKIVMVQVLVAL, encoded by the coding sequence GTGCCCAATCTGCTTGACCCAGCTGTGCAAGTGCTAGCCACCGCCCCGCTGCTCACCGTCTTCCTGGTGATCGGCCTGGGCACCGCAGTGGGGCACGTGCCCCTGGGGCCGATCCGCTTCGGTGCGGCCGGGGCCCTCTTCGTGGGCCTGGCCGTCGGGTCGCTGGACCCGCGTCTGGGCGCGGACCTGAGCCTGCTGCGCAGCCTGGGGCTGGGACTGTTCTGCTACACCGTAGGCATCGGCGCAGGCGGAAGCTTCTTCCGGGACCTGCGCCGCCAGCTGCCCCTGATGGGACTCTGCGTCGTGGCCCTGGTACTGGCTGGTGGGGCGGGTGCTGTCTTCTCCCGGCTGACCGGTATCACGCCCGCCATGGACTCAGGGGCCTTCGCGGGCGCCCTGACCTCCCCGGTGCTGGACGCGGCCATCGAGGCCGCAGGCAACCAGGAGCCCGCCGTCGGCTACGCCCTGGCCTACCCCGTGGGCGTGGCGGTAGCCATACTGGTGGTCGCCGCGGTGGTGACCCGGGACTGGCCCAGCCGCCGTGACCCCCGGCCCGCCAGCGCCGACGGCATCAAGGCCACCAGCGTCCTGCTGCTCACCCGCGTGCGCCTGACCGAGCTGGAAGCCTTCCGGGAGGGGCGTATACGCATCTCCTACCTGGAGCGGGACGGTGACACCCGGGTGGTTGAGCCGGGGGAGGAGCTGCTGCCCGGGGACAAGGTCGTCGTCGTCGGCTCTCCGGCGGCCATCGAGGAGGCCGTGCACGACCTCGGCACCGGCTACCTGCGCTGCCTGGCCAAGGACCACAGCGTGGTGGACCACCGGCGGCTGACCGTCTCCAGCACCCGTGTGGCAGGCAAGACCATCGGCGAGCTGGACATGCACGGCCGCTTCCAGGGAGTCATCACCCGTGTCAAGCGCGGCGACCTGGACCTGCTGGCCCGCGAGGACCTGGTGCTCCAGCTGGGGGACCGTGTGCTGGCGGTGGTCCCCTCCGACGAGCTGGAGAAGGCCGCTGACTTCTTTGGTGACTCCGAGAAGTCCATCTCCCAGATCGACGCCTTCTCCGTAGGCATGGGCATGGCCCTGGGCGTGCTGCTGGGCCTGGTCGCCATCCCGCTGCCCGGCGGGATCAGCCTGAGGCTGGGGGTGGCGGCAGGCCCGCTGGTGGTGGGCATGGTGCTGGGCCGGCTGGCGCGTACCGGTCCCTTTATCTGGGTGCTGCCGCACGCGGCCAACGCCACTATCCGCCAGCTGGGCATGCTGTTCTTCCTGGCGGCCATCGGCCTGGCCTCCGGGCCCTCCTTCGCGGCGGCCGCCTTCTCCTGGACCGGGGTGGCCGTGGGGGTGCTGGCGGCCCTGATCGTGCTGGTGAACGCGGCGGTGCTGCTGCTGGGGGCACGGCTCACGGGCGTCAGCGCGCAGCGGGCCGCAGGCGGCTTCGCCGGGCTGGTGGGGCAGCCCGCCATCCTGGGCTACGCCTTGTCAAAGCGTGACGACGAGCGGGTGGAGGCCGGATACGCCACGCTTTTCGCCCTGGCTATCGTGGTGAAGATCGTGATGGTGCAGGTGCTGGTGGCGCTCTAG